The following proteins are encoded in a genomic region of Kosakonia oryzae:
- the selD gene encoding selenide, water dikinase SelD produces MSEQTIRLTQYSHGAGCGCKISPKVLDTILHSEQAKFLDPNLLVGNETRDDAAVYDLGNGTCIISTTDFFMPIVDNPFDFGRIAATNAISDVFAMGGKPIMAIAILGWPLDKLPPEIAREVIDGGRFACQQAGIALAGGHSIDAPEPIFGLAVTGVVPTERVKKNSTAQAGCKLFLTKPLGIGVLTTAEKKSLLKPEHVGLATEVMCRMNIAGAAFANIDGVKAMTDVTGFGLLGHLSEMCQGAGVQAQVNYQAVPKLPGVEEYIAKGAVPGGTQRNFASYGHLMGEMPAPVRDLLCDPQTSGGLLLAVSPEAENEVKATAAEYGIELSAIGELVSARGGRPMIEIR; encoded by the coding sequence ATGAGCGAGCAAACCATTCGTTTAACGCAATACAGCCACGGAGCCGGTTGCGGTTGTAAAATTTCCCCCAAAGTGCTGGATACCATTCTGCACAGCGAGCAGGCGAAGTTTCTCGACCCGAATCTGCTGGTCGGTAATGAAACGCGCGACGACGCTGCGGTTTACGATCTCGGTAACGGCACTTGCATTATCAGTACCACCGATTTTTTCATGCCTATCGTCGATAACCCGTTCGATTTTGGCCGCATTGCGGCAACCAACGCCATCAGCGATGTCTTCGCGATGGGGGGAAAACCGATCATGGCGATTGCCATCCTCGGCTGGCCGCTCGATAAACTGCCGCCGGAAATTGCCCGTGAAGTGATCGACGGTGGGCGCTTTGCTTGCCAGCAGGCGGGTATTGCGCTGGCGGGCGGTCACTCTATCGATGCGCCAGAGCCGATTTTCGGTCTCGCCGTGACCGGTGTAGTGCCGACAGAACGCGTGAAGAAAAACAGCACCGCGCAGGCGGGCTGCAAACTGTTCCTGACCAAACCGCTGGGTATTGGCGTATTAACCACTGCCGAGAAAAAATCCCTGCTTAAACCGGAGCATGTTGGTCTGGCGACGGAAGTGATGTGCCGGATGAATATTGCTGGCGCAGCCTTTGCAAATATCGACGGGGTGAAAGCGATGACCGATGTCACCGGCTTTGGCCTGCTCGGTCATCTGAGCGAGATGTGTCAGGGCGCGGGTGTGCAGGCGCAAGTGAATTATCAGGCCGTGCCGAAACTGCCGGGCGTCGAAGAGTATATTGCCAAAGGTGCCGTGCCGGGTGGCACGCAGCGCAACTTCGCCAGTTATGGTCATCTGATGGGCGAAATGCCTGCGCCCGTGCGCGATCTGCTGTGCGATCCGCAAACCTCCGGCGGCCTGCTGCTGGCGGTGTCGCCGGAAGCGGAAAACGAAGTGAAAGCCACGGCGGCGGAGTACGGCATTGAACTGAGCGCCATTGGCGAGCTGGTCAGCGCTCGCGGCGGCCGTCCGATGATCGAGATCCGTTAA
- the phoC gene encoding acid phosphatase PhoC, which produces MKRRLLTLCIASLFSVNTFALVPAGNDATTKPDLYYLKNAQAIDSLALLPPPPEVGSIAFLNDQAMYEQGRLLRNTERGKQAAEDANLSSGGVANAFSTAFGSPITEKDSPQLHKLLTNMIEDAGDLATRGAKQKYMRIRPFAFYGVPTCNTKEQDELSKNGSYPSGHTSIGWATALVLAEINPQRQDQILKRGYDLGQSRVICGYHWQSDVDAARIVGSAVVATLHTSPAFQQQLEKAKAEFAAKNK; this is translated from the coding sequence ATGAAAAGACGTTTACTAACCCTCTGCATTGCGAGTTTGTTCTCTGTTAATACCTTTGCACTTGTCCCTGCGGGCAACGATGCCACCACCAAACCAGACCTTTACTACCTGAAAAATGCGCAGGCGATTGACAGCCTGGCGCTGCTGCCGCCACCGCCGGAAGTGGGCAGCATTGCGTTTCTCAACGATCAGGCGATGTACGAACAAGGCCGCCTGCTGCGCAACACTGAGCGTGGCAAACAGGCTGCGGAAGACGCCAACCTGAGCAGCGGCGGCGTCGCCAATGCCTTCTCAACGGCATTCGGTTCTCCGATTACCGAAAAAGACTCCCCGCAGTTGCATAAGCTACTGACCAATATGATTGAGGATGCGGGCGATCTGGCCACGCGCGGCGCTAAACAGAAGTACATGCGCATACGTCCGTTTGCCTTCTATGGTGTGCCGACCTGCAATACCAAAGAGCAGGATGAATTGTCGAAAAACGGCTCCTATCCTTCCGGGCATACCTCAATTGGCTGGGCAACGGCGCTGGTGCTCGCGGAAATTAACCCGCAGCGCCAGGATCAGATCCTCAAGCGCGGCTACGATCTGGGGCAAAGCCGGGTGATCTGCGGCTACCACTGGCAGAGTGATGTTGATGCCGCGCGGATCGTCGGTTCTGCCGTTGTTGCTACGCTGCACACCAGCCCGGCATTCCAGCAGCAACTGGAGAAAGCCAAAGCGGAGTTTGCCGCGAAGAATAAGTAG
- a CDS encoding NAD(P)H nitroreductase — protein MDALELLINRRSASRLAEPAPAGEQLDNILRAGMRAPDHGTLQPWHFFVIDGEGRERLGKVLEQGAIAAGQDEKGIEKARTSPLRAPLIITVVAKCEVGHKVPQWEQLLSAGCAVMAMQMAALAQGFNGIWRTGPLTDSPQVREAFACREQDKIVGFLYLGTPQLKASTTVTVPDIAPFVTRF, from the coding sequence ATGGATGCACTTGAACTACTCATCAACCGTCGTAGCGCGTCACGCCTGGCGGAACCGGCACCAGCGGGTGAACAACTGGATAACATTCTGCGTGCCGGTATGCGCGCACCCGATCACGGTACGCTGCAACCGTGGCACTTTTTCGTTATCGATGGTGAAGGGCGCGAACGCTTAGGAAAAGTGCTGGAGCAGGGCGCAATTGCGGCGGGCCAGGATGAAAAGGGTATTGAGAAAGCGCGCACTTCACCGCTGCGCGCGCCGCTGATTATTACCGTGGTCGCCAAATGTGAAGTGGGCCATAAAGTACCACAGTGGGAACAGCTGCTTTCTGCCGGTTGCGCCGTGATGGCGATGCAGATGGCGGCGCTGGCGCAGGGGTTCAACGGTATCTGGCGCACCGGCCCGCTGACCGACAGCCCACAGGTGCGCGAGGCGTTTGCCTGCCGTGAGCAGGATAAAATCGTCGGTTTCCTGTATCTCGGCACGCCACAACTGAAAGCCTCCACCACCGTTACGGTTCCTGATATCGCTCCGTTCGTCACGCGTTTTTAA
- the sppA gene encoding signal peptide peptidase SppA produces MRTLWRFIAAFFRWSWRLLNFIRNLVLNLFFILLVLVGVGIWMQVSDSKTEHSNRGALLLDITGVVVDKTSTSGRLGALGRQLFGASSDRLQENSLFDIVETIRQAQSDRNITGIVLDLKNFAGADQPSMQYIGKALRAFRDSGKPVYAIGDNYSQGQYYLASFANKIWLSPQGVVDLHGFATNGLYYKTLLDKLKVTTHVFRVGTYKSAVEPFIRDDMSPAAREADSRWINELWQNYLNTVAANRQITAQQVFPGAQAMLDGLRKADGDTAKYALDNKLVDELGSAADAEKAMVKQFGWSSEDKNFRAVSMYDYQTKKPSDVGDTVAVIFANGAIMDGEETPGNVGGDTTAAQIRDARLDPKVKAIVLRVNSPGGSVSASEIIRSELAAAKAAGKPVVVSMGGMAASGGYWISTPANYIIANASTLTGSIGIFGVINTLENSLDTIGVHTDGVATSPLADVSMTKALPDEVQQMMQLSIDNGYKRFITLVAQSRNSTPEQVDKIAQGHVWTGQDAKNNGLVDALGDFDDALAKAAELAKLKQWHVDYYEEEPSFFDRVMDSMTGSVRAMLPQALQAYLPAPLASAAQEVKAETDKLAVFNDPQNRYALCLNCANIR; encoded by the coding sequence ATGCGAACACTTTGGCGTTTTATTGCCGCTTTTTTCCGATGGAGCTGGCGATTGCTGAACTTTATCCGCAATCTGGTGCTGAATTTGTTCTTTATCCTGCTGGTGCTGGTGGGCGTCGGGATCTGGATGCAGGTCAGCGACAGCAAAACCGAGCACAGCAATCGCGGCGCGTTACTGCTGGATATCACCGGTGTGGTGGTCGATAAAACTTCAACCAGCGGACGTCTTGGTGCACTGGGCCGCCAGCTCTTTGGCGCCAGTTCCGATCGCCTTCAAGAGAATTCGCTGTTTGATATCGTTGAGACCATTCGTCAGGCGCAGAGCGATCGCAATATCACCGGTATTGTGCTGGATCTGAAAAACTTCGCCGGTGCCGATCAACCCTCAATGCAGTACATCGGTAAAGCGCTGCGCGCGTTCCGCGACAGCGGTAAACCGGTTTACGCCATCGGTGATAACTACAGTCAGGGCCAGTATTACCTTGCCAGCTTCGCCAATAAGATCTGGTTGTCGCCGCAGGGCGTGGTGGATCTGCACGGTTTCGCCACCAACGGCCTCTACTACAAAACGCTGCTGGATAAGCTGAAAGTGACCACGCACGTGTTCCGCGTTGGCACCTATAAATCTGCCGTTGAACCGTTTATCCGTGACGATATGTCACCTGCCGCGCGCGAAGCGGACAGCCGCTGGATCAACGAGCTGTGGCAAAACTACCTTAATACCGTTGCTGCAAACCGCCAGATCACGGCGCAACAGGTCTTCCCTGGCGCGCAGGCGATGCTGGACGGTCTGCGCAAAGCCGATGGCGACACGGCAAAATACGCACTCGACAATAAGCTGGTGGATGAGCTGGGTTCCGCTGCCGACGCTGAAAAAGCGATGGTCAAACAGTTTGGCTGGAGCAGCGAAGATAAAAACTTCCGCGCCGTCAGCATGTATGACTATCAGACGAAGAAACCGAGCGATGTCGGCGACACCGTTGCCGTGATCTTCGCTAACGGGGCGATCATGGATGGCGAAGAAACGCCGGGGAATGTCGGCGGTGATACCACTGCCGCACAGATCCGCGACGCGCGTCTTGATCCAAAAGTGAAGGCCATCGTCCTGCGGGTGAACAGCCCTGGTGGCAGCGTCAGCGCCTCCGAAATCATCCGCTCTGAACTGGCAGCGGCAAAAGCGGCCGGCAAACCGGTGGTGGTGTCGATGGGCGGTATGGCGGCCTCCGGCGGCTACTGGATCTCGACGCCGGCAAATTACATCATCGCCAATGCCAGCACCCTGACCGGCTCGATTGGTATTTTTGGCGTGATCAATACGCTGGAAAACAGCCTCGATACCATTGGCGTGCACACCGACGGCGTCGCCACGTCACCGCTGGCGGATGTCAGCATGACCAAAGCGCTGCCTGACGAAGTTCAGCAAATGATGCAACTGAGCATCGATAACGGCTACAAACGCTTTATCACGCTGGTCGCCCAGTCACGCAACAGCACGCCTGAGCAGGTCGATAAGATTGCCCAGGGTCACGTCTGGACAGGCCAGGATGCGAAAAACAACGGTCTGGTTGATGCGCTGGGCGATTTCGACGATGCGCTGGCGAAAGCCGCGGAACTGGCGAAACTCAAGCAGTGGCATGTGGATTACTACGAAGAAGAACCGAGCTTCTTTGATCGGGTAATGGACAGCATGACTGGCTCCGTGCGCGCGATGCTGCCGCAGGCGTTGCAGGCTTACCTGCCTGCGCCGCTGGCCAGTGCTGCGCAGGAAGTCAAAGCCGAAACGGACAAACTGGCGGTGTTTAACGATCCACAAAATCGTTACGCCCTCTGTCTGAACTGCGCCAATATCCGCTAA
- the ansA gene encoding asparaginase yields the protein MQKKSIYVAYTGGTIGMQRSEHGYVPVSGHLQRQLALMPEFHRPEMPDFTIHEYAPLMDSSDMTPEDWQHIADDVKAHYDEYDGFVILHGTDTMAYTASALSFMLENLGKPVIVTGSQIPLAELRSDGQINLLNALYVAANFPINEVTLFFNNRLYRGNRTTKAHADGFDAFASPNLPPLLEAGIHIRRLNTPPAPHTVGELIVHPITPQPIGVVTIYPGISADVVRNFLLQPVKALILRSYGVGNAPQNGDFLKALQDASARGIVVVNLTQCMSGKVNMGGYATGNALAHAGVIGGADMTVEATLTKLHYLLSQQLDADAIRTAMMQNLRGELTPDE from the coding sequence ATGCAAAAGAAATCTATTTACGTTGCCTACACCGGCGGTACCATCGGTATGCAACGCTCAGAACACGGTTATGTGCCGGTTTCCGGCCACCTGCAACGTCAACTGGCGCTGATGCCGGAGTTCCATCGCCCGGAGATGCCGGATTTCACGATTCACGAATATGCCCCGCTGATGGACTCTTCCGATATGACGCCGGAAGACTGGCAGCATATTGCTGATGATGTGAAAGCGCACTACGACGAGTACGACGGTTTTGTCATTCTGCACGGCACCGACACCATGGCGTACACCGCGTCAGCACTGTCGTTTATGCTGGAAAATCTTGGCAAGCCGGTAATTGTGACAGGGTCACAAATCCCACTCGCCGAGCTTCGCTCCGACGGGCAAATTAATCTGCTGAACGCGCTGTATGTGGCGGCAAACTTCCCGATTAACGAAGTGACGCTGTTCTTCAACAATCGCCTCTATCGCGGCAACCGCACCACCAAAGCGCATGCGGACGGTTTTGATGCATTCGCTTCACCGAACCTGCCACCGTTGCTGGAAGCCGGTATCCACATTCGCCGCCTCAATACGCCGCCTGCACCGCACACGGTGGGAGAATTGATCGTGCATCCTATCACCCCGCAGCCAATTGGCGTGGTGACGATTTATCCGGGGATCTCCGCCGATGTGGTGCGTAATTTCCTGCTTCAGCCGGTAAAAGCATTGATTCTGCGCTCCTATGGCGTGGGAAATGCGCCGCAAAACGGCGATTTCCTGAAAGCCTTGCAGGATGCCAGCGCGCGCGGCATCGTGGTGGTCAACCTGACGCAATGTATGTCCGGCAAGGTGAATATGGGCGGCTACGCCACCGGTAATGCTCTCGCCCACGCAGGGGTGATTGGCGGCGCGGATATGACTGTCGAAGCCACGCTGACCAAACTGCACTACCTGCTGAGCCAGCAGCTTGATGCGGACGCGATCCGTACCGCGATGATGCAAAATCTGCGTGGTGAACTGACGCCGGATGAATGA
- the pncA gene encoding bifunctional nicotinamidase/pyrazinamidase: MTQRALLLVDIQNDFCAGGALAVAEGDSTVDIANALIEWCKSRGDAVLASQDWHPANHGSFASQHGVAPFSTGKLDGLAQTFWPDHCVQNSDGAALHPLLNQQAIDEVFRKGEDPNIDSYSAFFDNDHRKATALHGWLQQHGIRELIVLGLATDYCVKFSVLDALKLGYVVSVITDGCRGVNIQPQDSTQAFMEMAVEGATLYTLADWQETHA, encoded by the coding sequence ATGACGCAACGTGCCCTGCTGTTGGTCGATATCCAGAATGATTTTTGCGCCGGCGGCGCGCTGGCCGTGGCCGAAGGCGACAGCACCGTGGATATCGCCAATGCCCTGATCGAGTGGTGTAAATCACGCGGCGATGCGGTACTGGCAAGCCAGGACTGGCACCCTGCTAATCACGGCAGCTTTGCCAGCCAGCACGGTGTTGCGCCGTTCAGCACCGGCAAGCTGGATGGTTTAGCGCAAACGTTCTGGCCGGATCACTGCGTGCAGAACAGTGACGGCGCGGCGCTGCACCCGCTGCTGAATCAGCAGGCCATTGATGAGGTGTTCCGCAAAGGTGAAGATCCGAACATCGACAGTTACAGTGCGTTTTTCGATAACGATCACCGCAAAGCTACAGCGCTGCATGGCTGGCTGCAGCAGCACGGGATTCGTGAGTTAATCGTGCTGGGGCTGGCCACCGACTACTGCGTCAAATTCAGTGTGCTGGATGCGTTGAAGCTGGGCTACGTGGTCAGTGTCATCACCGATGGCTGCCGGGGCGTCAATATTCAGCCGCAGGACAGCACGCAGGCATTTATGGAGATGGCGGTAGAAGGCGCCACGCTCTATACATTGGCAGACTGGCAGGAAACACACGCCTGA
- a CDS encoding YeaC family protein, translating into MDLEQIVNSMTPEIYQRLATAVELGKWPDGVALTPEQKENSLQLVMLWQARNNTQAQHMTIDTNGQMVMKSKQQLKEDFGIAPKPIATFKS; encoded by the coding sequence ATGGATCTTGAACAAATTGTTAACAGTATGACGCCGGAGATCTACCAGCGACTGGCGACGGCCGTTGAATTAGGAAAATGGCCAGACGGCGTGGCGCTGACGCCGGAGCAAAAAGAGAACAGCCTGCAACTGGTGATGTTATGGCAGGCGCGCAACAACACGCAGGCGCAGCACATGACCATCGACACTAACGGGCAGATGGTGATGAAAAGTAAGCAGCAGTTGAAAGAGGATTTCGGCATTGCGCCGAAGCCGATCGCGACATTTAAGTCATAG
- the msrB gene encoding peptide-methionine (R)-S-oxide reductase MsrB, which produces MANNSSEDDLKKELTEMQFYVTQNHGTEPPFTGHLLHNKRDGVYHCLVCDAALFNSQTKYDSGCGWPSFFEPVSEDAIRYINDYSHGMQRVEIRCGKCDAHLGHVFPDGPQPTGERYCVNSASLSFTDDEDGSRTRG; this is translated from the coding sequence ATGGCGAATAATTCCTCCGAAGACGACCTGAAAAAAGAACTGACTGAAATGCAGTTTTATGTGACGCAAAATCACGGCACAGAACCCCCGTTCACGGGGCATCTGCTGCATAACAAGCGCGATGGCGTTTACCACTGTCTGGTGTGCGATGCTGCGCTGTTCAATTCCCAAACCAAGTACGATTCTGGCTGTGGCTGGCCGAGTTTTTTCGAACCGGTAAGTGAAGACGCGATCCGCTACATCAATGACTATTCCCACGGTATGCAGCGCGTAGAAATTCGCTGCGGGAAATGTGATGCGCATCTGGGCCATGTCTTCCCGGACGGCCCGCAGCCGACGGGGGAGCGTTATTGTGTGAACTCCGCCTCGCTGAGTTTCACGGATGATGAAGATGGTAGCCGGACTCGTGGCTGA
- the gapA gene encoding glyceraldehyde-3-phosphate dehydrogenase, giving the protein MTIKVGINGFGRIGRIVFRAAQERSDIEIVGINDLLDAEYMAYMLKYDSTHGPFKGTVEVKDGNLVVNGKTIRVTAEKDPANLKWNEIGVDVVAEATGIFLTDETARKHITAGAKKVVMTGPSKDNTPMFVRGANFDKYAGQDIVSNASCTTNCLAPLAKVINDNFGIIEGLMTTVHATTATQKTVDGPSHKDWRGGRGASQNIIPSSTGAAKAVGKVLPELNGKLTGMAFRVPTPNVSVVDLTVRLEKAASYEEIKKAIKAASEGPMKGVLGYTEDDVVSTDFNGEVCTSVFDAKAGIALNDNFVKLVSWYDNETGYSNKVLDLIAHISK; this is encoded by the coding sequence ATGACTATCAAAGTAGGTATCAACGGTTTTGGCCGCATCGGTCGCATTGTTTTCCGTGCTGCTCAGGAACGTTCTGACATCGAAATCGTTGGTATCAACGATCTGTTGGACGCTGAATACATGGCGTACATGCTGAAATACGACTCCACTCACGGCCCTTTCAAAGGTACCGTAGAAGTGAAAGACGGCAATCTGGTTGTTAACGGTAAAACCATCCGTGTTACTGCTGAGAAAGATCCGGCTAACCTGAAATGGAACGAAATCGGCGTTGACGTTGTTGCTGAAGCTACCGGTATCTTCCTGACCGACGAAACTGCTCGTAAGCACATCACTGCTGGCGCGAAAAAAGTAGTTATGACTGGTCCGTCCAAAGACAACACTCCGATGTTTGTTCGTGGCGCGAACTTCGACAAATATGCTGGCCAGGACATCGTTTCTAACGCATCCTGCACCACTAACTGCCTGGCTCCGCTGGCTAAAGTTATCAACGACAACTTCGGCATCATCGAAGGTCTGATGACCACTGTTCACGCAACCACCGCAACTCAGAAAACCGTTGACGGCCCGTCTCACAAAGACTGGCGCGGCGGCCGCGGCGCATCCCAGAACATCATCCCGTCCTCTACCGGTGCTGCTAAAGCTGTAGGTAAAGTACTGCCGGAACTGAACGGCAAACTGACTGGTATGGCGTTCCGCGTTCCGACTCCGAACGTATCTGTTGTTGACCTGACCGTTCGTCTGGAAAAAGCAGCGTCTTACGAAGAAATCAAGAAAGCCATCAAAGCCGCTTCTGAAGGCCCGATGAAAGGCGTTCTGGGTTACACCGAAGACGACGTTGTATCTACCGATTTCAACGGTGAAGTTTGCACTTCCGTGTTCGATGCTAAAGCTGGTATCGCACTGAACGACAACTTCGTGAAACTGGTTTCCTGGTACGACAACGAAACAGGTTATTCCAACAAAGTTCTGGACCTGATCGCTCACATCTCCAAATAA
- a CDS encoding D-hexose-6-phosphate mutarotase, producing the protein MITKIFALPVLEQITPTLTRRKMDELDVLVVEHPQVKAAFTLQGAHLLSWKPQSEQEVLWLSGNTPFKDGVAIRGGIPVCWPWFGPAKQQGLPAHGFARNLPWTLKAHNEDANGVVLTFELQSSDASRKLWPHDFTLYARYKLGATCEIELEAHGEFETTSALHTYFNVGDIAAVKVSGLGDRFIDKVNDAKEDVLADGVQTFPDRTDRVYLNAEGCSLIHDAALNRKIEVTHSHNANVVAWNPGPALSVSMADMPDDGYKTFVCVESVNATVAQKATAEKPSRLAQSIRVVKR; encoded by the coding sequence ATGATTACAAAAATTTTTGCACTTCCGGTACTCGAACAAATTACCCCAACGCTTACCCGCCGTAAAATGGACGAACTGGATGTGTTAGTCGTTGAACATCCGCAGGTTAAAGCCGCCTTTACCTTGCAGGGCGCACATCTGCTCTCATGGAAACCGCAAAGCGAACAGGAAGTCCTGTGGCTGAGCGGCAACACTCCGTTTAAAGACGGCGTCGCAATCCGTGGCGGTATTCCAGTGTGCTGGCCATGGTTTGGCCCGGCAAAACAGCAAGGCCTGCCTGCGCACGGTTTTGCGCGCAATCTGCCGTGGACGCTGAAAGCGCATAACGAAGATGCAAACGGCGTGGTGCTGACTTTTGAACTGCAAAGCAGCGATGCCTCGCGCAAATTGTGGCCGCACGACTTTACTCTGTATGCACGTTATAAACTGGGCGCAACCTGTGAAATTGAACTGGAAGCCCACGGTGAGTTTGAAACCACCTCCGCCCTGCACACCTACTTCAACGTTGGTGATATCGCCGCGGTGAAAGTGAGCGGGCTGGGCGATCGCTTTATTGATAAAGTGAATGACGCAAAAGAAGATGTGCTGGCCGATGGCGTACAGACCTTCCCGGATCGTACCGATCGCGTCTATCTGAACGCTGAAGGTTGCAGCCTGATTCATGATGCCGCGCTGAACCGCAAGATTGAAGTGACCCACAGCCATAATGCCAACGTGGTGGCCTGGAACCCGGGTCCGGCGCTCTCCGTCAGCATGGCCGACATGCCGGACGATGGTTATAAAACCTTTGTTTGCGTGGAATCAGTCAATGCGACCGTCGCGCAAAAAGCAACCGCCGAAAAACCGTCCCGCCTGGCACAAAGCATCCGCGTGGTTAAACGCTGA
- a CDS encoding aldo/keto reductase, protein MAEKNIVFTGNATLPAIGQGTWYMGENSRMRAKEVAALRAGIDLGLTLIDTAEMYAEGGAEEVVGEALQGGLRDKAFLVSKVYPWNAAGKKAIAACEASLRRLKTDVLDLYLLHWRGNYSLAETVEVMETLMQQGKIRRWGVSNLDYSDMQELFRVSGGKACATDQVLYHLGSRGIEFDLLPWCQQQAMPVMAYCPLAQAGRLRDGLLESRVVQDIAQAHRASAAQILLAWVISHQGVMAIPKAASVAHVEENAAALKIELSADDLARLDNAFPAPNRKTPLDVV, encoded by the coding sequence ATGGCAGAGAAAAACATCGTTTTTACCGGTAATGCAACGCTGCCCGCGATCGGCCAGGGCACCTGGTATATGGGTGAAAATTCACGTATGCGGGCAAAAGAAGTGGCTGCGCTACGGGCGGGTATCGATCTGGGGCTGACGCTGATTGATACCGCCGAAATGTACGCGGAAGGTGGTGCTGAAGAGGTAGTCGGCGAAGCCTTACAGGGCGGTTTGCGCGATAAGGCGTTTCTGGTCTCTAAAGTCTATCCGTGGAATGCGGCGGGTAAAAAAGCGATTGCGGCCTGTGAAGCGAGCTTACGTCGCCTGAAAACCGATGTGCTCGATCTCTATCTGCTGCACTGGCGTGGCAACTACTCGCTTGCCGAAACTGTCGAGGTGATGGAAACGCTGATGCAGCAGGGCAAAATCCGCCGCTGGGGCGTCTCTAACCTCGATTACAGCGACATGCAGGAACTTTTCCGCGTCAGCGGCGGTAAGGCCTGTGCTACCGATCAGGTGCTGTATCACCTCGGCTCCCGCGGGATTGAATTCGATTTACTGCCCTGGTGCCAGCAGCAGGCGATGCCTGTTATGGCGTATTGTCCGCTGGCGCAGGCCGGGCGTCTGCGAGATGGTTTATTGGAAAGCCGCGTGGTGCAGGATATCGCCCAGGCGCATCGCGCCAGCGCGGCGCAAATTCTGCTGGCGTGGGTTATCAGCCATCAGGGGGTGATGGCCATTCCCAAAGCGGCGAGCGTGGCGCACGTCGAGGAAAATGCGGCAGCGTTGAAAATCGAACTCAGTGCGGATGATTTGGCGCGACTCGATAACGCGTTTCCGGCACCCAACCGTAAAACGCCGCTCGATGTAGTGTAA
- a CDS encoding MipA/OmpV family protein, whose protein sequence is MTKLKLLALGVLTAGSAFAANAENTFSLGAGVGVVETPYKQYDRDVLPIPVITYEGDDFWFRGIGGGYYLWNDDADKLSITAYYSPWQFKPKDSDNNQLRQLDRRKATMMAGLSYIHNTPYGFLRTTLAGDVLDNSNGITWDTAWLYAYHNGGLTVTPGIGVEWSSDNQNEYYYGVSASEARRSGLNSYDPDSSWNPYLELSVSYRLTDSWSIYGTGRYTHLSDEIKDSPMVDKSWAGLLSTGVTYRF, encoded by the coding sequence GTGACCAAACTCAAACTCCTGGCACTGGGTGTGCTGACTGCAGGTTCCGCCTTTGCGGCGAATGCAGAAAATACCTTTTCCCTGGGCGCTGGTGTCGGCGTCGTGGAAACGCCGTACAAACAGTATGACAGGGATGTACTGCCGATTCCGGTGATCACCTATGAAGGCGATGATTTCTGGTTTCGCGGTATCGGTGGCGGCTACTATCTGTGGAATGATGATGCGGATAAGCTGTCGATTACGGCTTATTACTCACCGTGGCAGTTTAAACCGAAAGACAGTGATAACAATCAGTTACGCCAGTTAGATCGCCGTAAGGCGACCATGATGGCGGGGCTGTCGTATATTCACAATACGCCATATGGTTTCCTGCGCACCACGCTTGCTGGCGATGTGCTGGATAACAGCAACGGTATTACCTGGGACACCGCGTGGTTGTATGCGTACCACAACGGCGGTCTGACGGTGACGCCGGGAATTGGCGTTGAGTGGAGTAGCGACAACCAGAACGAGTACTATTATGGTGTCTCGGCTTCTGAAGCGCGTCGCAGCGGTTTAAATAGCTACGATCCAGACAGCAGTTGGAACCCGTATCTTGAGCTGAGCGTCAGCTACCGCCTGACTGATAGCTGGAGCATCTACGGCACCGGCCGCTATACTCATCTGTCGGATGAAATTAAAGACAGCCCGATGGTGGATAAATCATGGGCTGGCTTGTTATCCACGGGTGTGACTTACCGCTTCTGA